One segment of Marvinbryantia formatexigens DSM 14469 DNA contains the following:
- a CDS encoding CoB--CoM heterodisulfide reductase iron-sulfur subunit B family protein, translating into MKYSYYPGCTLRTKAKDLDAYARASARALGFELEEIENWQCCGGVYPLGSDEIATKLSSVRALNEAKEKGQELVTLCSACHHVIKRVNDDMKHVEDIRTRANNYMQLETPYAGETTVLHYLEVLRDRVGFDELKKKVVNPLTGRKIGAYYGCLLLRPGSVMAFDNPENPTIIEDFIHAIGAEPVIYPYRNECCGGYISLKEKELSKNMCDTIMESASGFGAEMLITACPLCLYNLNKSTNGKLPVYYFTELLAEALGVKEEVAK; encoded by the coding sequence ATGAAATACAGTTATTATCCGGGATGTACCCTGCGGACGAAGGCGAAAGACCTGGATGCCTATGCAAGAGCTTCGGCGCGTGCGCTCGGCTTTGAGCTGGAGGAGATTGAAAACTGGCAGTGCTGCGGCGGCGTTTATCCGCTGGGAAGCGATGAGATTGCCACGAAGCTTTCTTCTGTACGCGCGTTGAACGAGGCAAAGGAAAAGGGCCAGGAGCTTGTTACGCTCTGTTCCGCCTGTCATCATGTCATCAAGCGCGTGAACGACGACATGAAGCATGTGGAGGACATCCGCACAAGGGCAAACAATTATATGCAGCTTGAGACTCCCTACGCCGGGGAGACGACGGTGCTGCATTATCTGGAGGTTTTAAGAGACCGCGTAGGGTTTGATGAACTGAAGAAAAAAGTGGTAAATCCGCTTACGGGCAGAAAAATCGGCGCCTATTATGGCTGTCTGCTTCTGCGTCCGGGCAGCGTGATGGCGTTTGACAATCCGGAAAATCCCACGATTATCGAGGATTTCATCCATGCCATCGGAGCAGAGCCTGTTATTTACCCGTACCGCAACGAATGCTGCGGCGGCTACATTTCCCTGAAGGAAAAAGAGCTTTCAAAGAACATGTGCGACACGATTATGGAGAGTGCGTCCGGCTTCGGCGCAGAAATGCTGATCACTGCCTGTCCCCTGTGCCTGTACAATCTGAACAAGAGCACGAACGGAAAGCTTCCGGTATACTATTTTACAGAGCTTCTCGCAGAGGCGCTCGGTGTCAAAGAGGAGGTGGCGAAGTGA
- a CDS encoding bifunctional 5,10-methylenetetrahydrofolate dehydrogenase/5,10-methenyltetrahydrofolate cyclohydrolase has product MAKQLLGKEVTAALNERIKANVAACQEKGVNPTLAIIRVGENPSDISYEKGATKRCETLGVACEKILLPEDVAQEELLAVIDKVNKDDKIHGVLLFRPLPKHLDQAVIENALAAEKDVDCMTDLSMSGVFTGKKIGFPPCTPQACMEILDHYGIDCTGKKAVVIGRSLVVGKPAAMMLVKKNATVTICHTRTVDMPSVAREADIIIVAAGRAGVVGAEYVKEGQTIIDVGINVNAEGKLCGDVDYAAVEPIVDAITPVPGGVGSVTTSVLVGHVVEAAMRTL; this is encoded by the coding sequence ATGGCAAAACAGTTATTGGGCAAAGAGGTAACGGCTGCATTGAATGAAAGAATCAAAGCGAACGTTGCCGCATGCCAGGAAAAGGGCGTAAATCCGACGCTGGCAATCATCCGCGTAGGAGAAAATCCGAGCGATATTTCTTACGAGAAGGGTGCGACGAAGCGCTGCGAGACACTTGGCGTAGCCTGCGAAAAAATCCTCCTTCCGGAGGATGTTGCGCAGGAAGAGCTGCTGGCAGTGATCGACAAAGTAAACAAAGATGACAAGATCCACGGCGTTCTTTTGTTCCGTCCGCTGCCGAAGCATCTCGACCAGGCGGTTATCGAAAACGCGCTGGCTGCAGAAAAAGACGTGGACTGCATGACAGACCTTTCGATGTCCGGCGTATTCACCGGCAAGAAGATCGGTTTCCCGCCGTGCACACCGCAGGCATGCATGGAGATTCTTGACCATTACGGCATCGACTGCACCGGCAAAAAGGCAGTTGTTATCGGCAGAAGCCTTGTTGTCGGAAAACCGGCGGCAATGATGCTGGTAAAGAAAAACGCAACCGTAACCATCTGCCACACCAGAACGGTGGATATGCCGTCCGTTGCAAGAGAAGCTGACATCATCATCGTAGCTGCCGGACGCGCAGGCGTTGTCGGCGCTGAGTATGTAAAAGAAGGTCAGACCATCATCGACGTCGGCATTAACGTAAACGCGGAAGGCAAGCTCTGCGGCGACGTGGATTACGCAGCCGTTGAACCGATCGTAGACGCGATCACCCCGGTACCGGGCGGCGTTGGAAGCGTAACCACCTCCGTGCTTGTCGGACATGTGGTAGAAGCGGCAATGAGAACCTTATAA
- a CDS encoding 4Fe-4S dicluster domain-containing protein: MQELINRAKELLADGTVARVLGWRAGDLPYNPEPAYFENAEELQDFVYNGFCGANLSKYMIEASKLEGKTLVCLKPCDTYSFNQLLKEHRVDREKAYIIGVGCKGKLDIEKIRKQGIKGIERIDGAEIEDACDTLTIQTIYGEKSCAYKDAMLERCHVCKGKEHQIYDELIGDSADTTDADRFEEVRRIEAMSPQEKFAFFQKELSKCIRCNACRNVCPACSCRKCVFDSTKFDSSQKANADSFEEKMFHIIRAFHVAGRCTDCGECSRVCPQGIPLHLFNRKFIKDINELYGEYQAGEDITADTPLTHFTFDDAEPGIVAERGKEHV, translated from the coding sequence ATGCAGGAATTAATTAACCGTGCAAAAGAGCTGCTGGCAGACGGAACGGTTGCGCGCGTCCTTGGCTGGAGAGCCGGCGACCTGCCTTATAATCCGGAACCGGCTTACTTTGAAAACGCGGAAGAACTGCAGGATTTCGTGTACAACGGATTCTGCGGGGCGAATTTAAGCAAATATATGATAGAAGCCTCCAAACTGGAGGGAAAGACCCTGGTCTGCCTGAAGCCGTGCGACACCTACAGCTTTAACCAGCTCTTAAAGGAGCACCGCGTGGACCGCGAAAAAGCGTACATCATCGGCGTGGGCTGCAAGGGCAAGCTGGATATTGAAAAAATCAGAAAACAGGGCATTAAGGGCATTGAGCGCATCGACGGGGCGGAAATTGAGGACGCCTGCGATACGCTGACGATCCAGACTATTTACGGAGAAAAGAGCTGCGCCTATAAGGATGCCATGCTGGAGCGCTGCCATGTCTGCAAGGGCAAGGAGCACCAGATTTACGACGAGCTGATCGGGGATTCTGCGGACACCACGGACGCGGACCGCTTTGAGGAGGTGCGCCGCATCGAGGCGATGAGCCCGCAGGAGAAGTTTGCTTTCTTCCAGAAGGAACTGAGCAAATGTATCCGCTGCAACGCCTGCCGCAACGTATGTCCGGCGTGCAGCTGCCGCAAATGTGTATTTGACAGCACAAAATTTGACAGCTCCCAGAAGGCGAACGCCGATTCCTTTGAGGAGAAAATGTTCCATATTATCCGTGCCTTCCATGTTGCCGGAAGATGTACGGACTGCGGAGAGTGCAGCCGCGTATGTCCGCAGGGAATTCCTCTGCACCTGTTTAACCGGAAGTTTATCAAGGATATCAACGAGCTTTACGGAGAATACCAGGCGGGCGAAGATATCACGGCGGATACGCCGCTGACGCACTTTACCTTTGACGACGCCGAGCCGGGAATCGTTGCAGAGAGGGGGAAGGAGCATGTATAA
- a CDS encoding 4Fe-4S dicluster domain-containing protein → MNKTAKKQAELIQEISGVNPLKCMKCGKCSATCPSYDEMDIKPHQFVSYVQHENIEALVQSKTLWKCLSCFACVERCPRDVKPGKLIDAARQIVVRERGADYLQPDEIPELLDEELPQQLLVSAFRRYRR, encoded by the coding sequence GTGAACAAGACCGCAAAAAAGCAGGCGGAGCTGATTCAGGAAATCAGCGGCGTCAATCCTTTAAAATGTATGAAATGCGGAAAATGTTCCGCAACCTGCCCCTCATATGATGAAATGGACATCAAACCGCACCAGTTTGTATCTTATGTGCAGCACGAAAACATTGAGGCGCTGGTACAGTCAAAGACACTCTGGAAATGTCTTTCCTGCTTTGCCTGTGTGGAGCGCTGTCCGCGGGATGTAAAGCCCGGCAAGCTGATTGACGCGGCAAGACAGATTGTCGTGCGTGAGCGCGGAGCAGATTATCTGCAGCCGGATGAAATTCCGGAGCTTCTTGATGAGGAGCTTCCGCAGCAGCTTTTAGTCAGTGCATTCAGAAGATACAGGAGGTGA
- a CDS encoding FAD/NAD(P)-binding protein, which produces MSECTCHKNYTRDTLIPMVGVITDIRQETPDVKTFRVNAPEGGKLFEHMPGQCAMLCAPGVSEGMFSITSSPTNKEFQEFSIKKCGMLTDYLHSLQVGDEITVRGPYGNHFPVETELKGKNLLFIAGGIGLAPLRSVINYVLDNRADYGTVDILYGSRSADDLVQLKEIQEVWSKAEGVNVYLTIDRPQEGWDGHVGFVPAYLKELEFATDKTALICGPPIMIKFVLAALVEMGFSKEQVYTTLELRMKCGIGKCGRCNIGSKYVCKDGPVFRCDEIDEMPNEY; this is translated from the coding sequence GTGAGCGAATGTACCTGTCATAAAAATTATACCAGAGATACGCTGATTCCGATGGTGGGCGTGATTACCGACATCCGCCAGGAAACGCCGGATGTAAAGACGTTCCGCGTCAACGCGCCGGAGGGCGGCAAGCTGTTTGAACATATGCCGGGACAGTGCGCAATGCTCTGCGCGCCCGGCGTCAGCGAGGGTATGTTTTCCATCACCTCCTCGCCGACAAATAAAGAATTCCAGGAATTCAGTATCAAAAAATGCGGAATGCTGACGGATTACCTGCACAGCCTGCAGGTGGGCGACGAGATTACCGTCCGCGGTCCTTACGGCAACCACTTCCCGGTTGAGACAGAGCTGAAAGGGAAAAATCTGCTGTTTATCGCCGGTGGTATCGGTCTGGCGCCGCTGCGCTCCGTCATCAATTATGTGCTTGACAACCGCGCTGATTACGGCACCGTCGATATCCTCTACGGTTCCCGTTCGGCGGACGACCTTGTACAGCTCAAAGAAATCCAGGAGGTCTGGAGCAAAGCAGAGGGCGTCAATGTATATCTGACCATCGACCGCCCGCAGGAAGGCTGGGACGGACATGTCGGATTCGTACCTGCCTACTTGAAAGAGCTGGAATTTGCCACCGACAAGACGGCGCTTATCTGCGGACCGCCCATCATGATAAAATTCGTGCTGGCGGCGCTCGTGGAAATGGGCTTCTCTAAAGAGCAGGTCTACACCACCCTGGAGCTGCGCATGAAATGCGGAATCGGAAAATGCGGCAGATGTAACATTGGATCAAAATATGTGTGCAAAGACGGTCCCGTATTCCGCTGCGACGAAATAGACGAAATGCCGAATGAGTATTGA
- a CDS encoding cyclodeaminase/cyclohydrolase family protein — MGFSTVPCNEFVEVLASKAPVPGGGGASALVGAVGTALGNMVGSLTVGKKKYADVEAEMVELKAKCDQLQKDFLRLIERDAEVFEPLSKAYGMPRETEEEKAEKARVMAVVLKDACSVPMEIMEKCCEAIDIIAEFAAKGSTLAISDAGVGVAFCKAALKGASLNVYINTKSMADKELAAELNAKCDKMLEEYTVKADEIFDSVLSRLK, encoded by the coding sequence ATGGGATTTTCTACAGTACCATGTAATGAATTTGTGGAGGTACTTGCTTCAAAGGCTCCGGTTCCGGGCGGCGGCGGCGCTTCCGCACTGGTGGGCGCAGTTGGTACGGCGCTTGGAAATATGGTAGGAAGCCTTACGGTCGGCAAAAAGAAATATGCGGACGTTGAGGCAGAAATGGTGGAATTGAAAGCAAAATGCGACCAGCTTCAGAAGGATTTTCTCCGTCTGATTGAGCGCGATGCAGAAGTTTTCGAGCCGCTCTCCAAAGCATACGGTATGCCGCGGGAGACGGAGGAAGAGAAAGCGGAAAAAGCGCGCGTTATGGCAGTCGTATTAAAGGATGCCTGCTCCGTTCCTATGGAAATCATGGAGAAATGCTGCGAGGCGATCGATATCATCGCAGAATTTGCTGCAAAGGGCTCCACGCTTGCCATCAGCGATGCCGGTGTCGGCGTTGCGTTCTGCAAGGCGGCGCTGAAGGGCGCAAGCCTTAACGTATACATCAATACAAAATCAATGGCGGACAAAGAGCTCGCTGCAGAGCTGAATGCAAAATGCGATAAAATGCTGGAGGAATACACCGTAAAGGCGGATGAGATCTTCGACAGCGTTCTTTCGAGACTTAAATAG
- a CDS encoding 4Fe-4S dicluster domain-containing protein codes for MYKIAKENLPQLYRRIAEKKELYLPLEIGGQTNFAVWEEGDTVALDVLKTVKSPKDAFFPQSENLYTCKREGKKISIEPQALKEQEFVVFGMKACDVQGVQVLDKVFLAEPVDSFYAARREHGTIVALACHEPEETCFCRVFGIDCADPAADVACWMIEEELFWKPLTVKGEALTEEVRDLLTEAEGDSEKVEAEKENIRRIVEKLPYSHLSLEGWNGEAQKEKFDSPLWEELYKPCLACGTCTFVCPTCQCYDIKDYDTGHGVQRYRCWDSCMYSDFTMMAHGNNRTSQMQRFRQRFMHKLVYFPANNDGMYSCVGCGRCVEKCPASLNIVKVIKKFSEEKAAGGEQQ; via the coding sequence ATGTATAAGATTGCGAAAGAAAACCTGCCGCAGCTTTACCGCCGCATCGCGGAAAAGAAGGAGTTGTATCTGCCGCTGGAAATCGGCGGACAGACAAACTTCGCGGTATGGGAAGAGGGCGATACGGTAGCCCTTGATGTGCTGAAGACCGTGAAATCCCCCAAGGATGCTTTTTTCCCGCAGAGTGAGAATCTCTATACCTGCAAGCGTGAGGGAAAGAAGATTTCCATCGAGCCGCAGGCGCTGAAGGAACAGGAATTTGTGGTATTCGGCATGAAAGCCTGCGATGTGCAGGGCGTGCAGGTGCTCGATAAGGTCTTTCTGGCGGAGCCGGTGGATTCCTTCTATGCGGCGCGCCGCGAACACGGAACGATCGTCGCCCTCGCCTGTCACGAGCCGGAGGAAACCTGCTTCTGCAGGGTGTTCGGCATCGACTGCGCAGACCCGGCGGCGGACGTTGCCTGCTGGATGATAGAAGAGGAGCTTTTCTGGAAGCCGCTTACCGTAAAGGGTGAAGCGCTCACAGAAGAAGTGCGTGATCTGCTCACGGAGGCAGAAGGGGACAGCGAAAAAGTGGAGGCGGAAAAAGAAAATATCCGCCGCATTGTGGAGAAGCTGCCGTACAGCCATCTGTCATTAGAGGGCTGGAACGGGGAAGCCCAGAAGGAGAAATTCGATTCCCCGCTCTGGGAGGAGCTGTATAAACCGTGCCTGGCGTGCGGAACCTGCACCTTCGTATGCCCGACCTGCCAGTGCTACGATATCAAGGATTACGATACCGGACATGGCGTGCAGCGCTACCGCTGCTGGGATTCCTGCATGTATTCCGACTTCACCATGATGGCGCACGGCAACAACCGTACCAGTCAGATGCAGCGGTTCCGCCAGCGCTTTATGCACAAGCTGGTGTACTTCCCGGCGAATAACGACGGTATGTATTCCTGTGTCGGCTGCGGACGCTGTGTGGAAAAATGCCCGGCATCCCTGAATATCGTAAAAGTAATTAAAAAGTTTTCGGAAGAAAAAGCAGCGGGAGGTGAACAGCAGTGA
- a CDS encoding CoB--CoM heterodisulfide reductase iron-sulfur subunit A family protein, translated as MQRIGVFVCHCGSNIAATVDVKKVVEMALQEPGVVHAEDYQYMCSEAGQAKIAAAIKEKNLTGIVVCSCSPRMHETTFRKAAERAGLNPYMVEIANIREHCSWIHKDIEEATKKAVILARAAIAKVNLDAPLKPGESRVTKRALVIGGGIAGIQTALDIADAGYEVDIVEKTPSIGGRMSQLDKTFPTLDCSACILTPKMVEAAAHEKIRIYTYSEVEKVSGFVGDFTVDIRKKARSVDMDKCTGCGVCQEKCPSRKTPSEFNRGLNTRSAIYTPFAQAIPNVPVIDREHCIKFKTGKCGVCAKVCQAGAIDYDQKDEIITEKYGAIVVATGFDTIKLDNYDEYAYSQSKDVITSLELERIMNAAGPTKGHLERLSDGKAPKEMVFIQCVGSRCSDSRGKSYCSKICCMYTAKHAMLIRDKYPDVNVTVFYIDVRTPGKNFDEFYRRAVEQYGVNYIKGQVGKVAPQPNGRLLVQASDLLDNRQIKMEADMVVLATAIEPNPDVRKIATMLTASIDTNNFLTEAHAKLRPVESPTAGIFLSGVCQGPKDIPETVAQAGAAAVKAIGLLAKDKLLTNPCTAQSDILLCNGCSSCANVCPYGAITYEDREVNDHGIRETRRIAVVNSALCQGCGACTVACPSGAMDLQGFSNRQIIAEVDAICR; from the coding sequence ATGCAGAGAATAGGAGTGTTTGTCTGTCATTGCGGAAGCAACATCGCCGCAACGGTGGACGTAAAGAAAGTAGTAGAAATGGCTCTGCAGGAACCGGGCGTGGTTCATGCGGAGGATTATCAGTATATGTGCTCGGAGGCAGGTCAGGCGAAGATTGCTGCAGCAATCAAAGAGAAGAATCTGACAGGCATCGTCGTATGTTCCTGCTCGCCGCGTATGCACGAGACGACCTTCCGCAAGGCGGCGGAGCGCGCCGGCCTGAACCCGTATATGGTGGAGATCGCCAACATCCGTGAGCACTGCTCCTGGATACATAAAGATATCGAAGAAGCTACCAAAAAGGCGGTCATCCTTGCGCGGGCAGCCATCGCAAAAGTAAATCTGGATGCCCCCTTAAAGCCTGGCGAGAGCCGGGTTACAAAGCGTGCCCTGGTAATCGGCGGCGGAATCGCCGGCATCCAGACAGCGCTGGATATCGCTGACGCGGGCTACGAGGTGGATATCGTGGAAAAAACGCCGAGTATCGGCGGCAGAATGTCGCAGCTCGACAAGACCTTCCCGACCCTGGACTGCTCGGCATGTATCCTCACCCCGAAGATGGTGGAGGCGGCAGCCCACGAGAAAATCAGAATCTATACATACAGTGAAGTGGAAAAGGTGAGCGGCTTCGTTGGCGACTTCACGGTCGATATCCGCAAGAAGGCGCGCAGCGTGGACATGGACAAATGTACCGGCTGCGGCGTGTGCCAGGAGAAATGCCCGTCCCGCAAGACGCCCAGCGAATTCAACCGTGGGCTGAACACCAGAAGCGCCATCTATACGCCGTTTGCACAGGCGATTCCGAATGTACCGGTGATCGACCGCGAGCACTGCATCAAGTTTAAGACCGGCAAATGCGGCGTGTGCGCGAAGGTCTGCCAGGCAGGCGCCATCGACTATGACCAGAAGGACGAGATTATCACAGAGAAATACGGTGCAATCGTGGTTGCAACCGGTTTTGATACCATTAAGCTGGACAATTACGACGAGTACGCCTACAGCCAGAGCAAGGATGTCATCACCTCCCTGGAGCTGGAGCGTATCATGAATGCCGCCGGACCGACAAAAGGTCATCTGGAGCGCCTCTCCGACGGAAAAGCGCCGAAGGAAATGGTATTCATCCAGTGCGTCGGCAGCCGCTGCTCAGACAGCAGAGGAAAGAGCTACTGCTCGAAAATCTGCTGCATGTACACGGCGAAGCACGCCATGCTCATCCGCGACAAATATCCGGATGTGAATGTGACGGTGTTCTATATTGATGTGCGTACGCCGGGCAAAAACTTCGATGAATTCTACCGCCGTGCGGTGGAGCAGTACGGCGTCAATTATATCAAGGGCCAGGTTGGCAAAGTAGCGCCGCAGCCAAACGGCAGACTGCTTGTGCAGGCGTCTGATCTGCTGGATAACCGGCAGATTAAGATGGAAGCCGATATGGTCGTTCTGGCGACCGCCATCGAGCCGAACCCGGATGTCCGCAAGATTGCGACCATGCTGACAGCAAGCATCGATACTAACAACTTCCTCACGGAAGCGCACGCAAAGCTGCGTCCGGTGGAATCTCCGACAGCCGGTATTTTCCTGTCCGGCGTCTGCCAGGGACCCAAAGATATTCCGGAAACAGTTGCGCAGGCGGGCGCGGCGGCTGTAAAGGCAATCGGTCTGCTTGCAAAGGATAAGCTGCTGACGAACCCGTGTACGGCGCAGTCCGATATCCTGCTCTGCAACGGCTGCTCATCCTGTGCGAATGTCTGCCCGTACGGAGCAATCACCTATGAAGACAGGGAAGTAAACGACCACGGCATCCGTGAGACGCGCCGCATCGCAGTCGTAAACAGCGCGCTGTGTCAGGGCTGCGGAGCATGTACCGTTGCCTGCCCGTCCGGAGCGATGGATCTGCAGGGCTTCTCGAACAGACAGATTATAGCGGAGGTGGATGCAATATGTCGATAG
- a CDS encoding 2Fe-2S iron-sulfur cluster-binding protein → MEKMVNVYFFGKKYSVPADLTIMTAMEYAGYTLKRGCGCRHGFCGACATIYRIKGKNELKTCLACQTQVEEGMYVASIPFFPTDKRTYDINEIKPDQRIMMELYPEIYSCIGCNACTKACTQDLNVMQYIAYAQRGEFEKCAEESFDCVSCGCCSVRCPAGISHPMVGLLARRLTGKYIAPKAEHLEKRVEEIHSGAYDEMIEQIMQKPITEMQELYNNREIEE, encoded by the coding sequence ATGGAAAAAATGGTAAACGTATATTTTTTCGGTAAGAAGTACAGCGTGCCCGCCGACCTGACGATTATGACCGCGATGGAATACGCCGGTTATACGTTAAAGAGAGGCTGCGGCTGCCGCCACGGTTTCTGCGGCGCCTGTGCGACGATTTACCGGATCAAGGGGAAAAATGAATTAAAGACCTGCCTTGCCTGTCAGACACAGGTGGAGGAGGGCATGTATGTGGCAAGCATCCCGTTTTTCCCGACAGATAAAAGAACCTACGATATCAACGAAATCAAGCCGGACCAGCGCATTATGATGGAGCTGTATCCGGAAATCTACAGCTGCATCGGCTGCAATGCCTGTACAAAGGCATGTACGCAGGATCTGAACGTTATGCAGTATATCGCATATGCGCAGCGCGGCGAATTTGAAAAGTGCGCCGAGGAATCCTTCGACTGCGTAAGCTGCGGCTGCTGTTCCGTAAGATGTCCGGCGGGCATTTCCCATCCGATGGTGGGACTGCTGGCGCGCAGACTTACCGGAAAATATATCGCTCCGAAGGCGGAGCATCTGGAGAAGCGCGTGGAGGAGATTCATTCCGGCGCTTACGACGAGATGATCGAGCAGATCATGCAGAAGCCGATCACCGAAATGCAGGAACTTTACAACAACAGAGAAATTGAGGAATAA
- a CDS encoding hydrogenase iron-sulfur subunit has translation MSIEKNEEFKPKIVAFCCNWCSYAGADLAGSSRLTYPADVKIIRVPCSCRVNPMFILRAFEKGADGVILCGCHPGDCHYSTGNYYARRRMTLLFSMLDFIGVENGRTRVEWVSAAEGAKFSATMNEFVEKIYSLGKNVRLEDLRCRN, from the coding sequence ATGTCGATAGAAAAGAATGAAGAATTTAAACCGAAAATTGTCGCTTTCTGCTGTAACTGGTGCAGCTACGCGGGCGCAGACCTGGCTGGAAGCAGCCGTCTGACCTACCCGGCGGACGTCAAGATCATCCGCGTGCCCTGTTCCTGCCGTGTCAACCCGATGTTCATCCTGAGAGCATTTGAGAAGGGCGCGGACGGCGTGATCCTGTGCGGCTGTCATCCGGGCGACTGCCACTACAGCACCGGAAACTATTATGCGCGCAGACGTATGACGCTGCTGTTCTCCATGCTGGACTTCATCGGCGTGGAAAACGGACGCACCCGCGTGGAATGGGTTTCCGCCGCGGAGGGCGCGAAATTCTCCGCAACCATGAACGAGTTTGTGGAGAAGATCTACTCGCTCGGAAAGAACGTAAGATTGGAGGATTTAAGATGCAGGAATTAA
- a CDS encoding L-lactate dehydrogenase, with protein MSSKITIIGAGSVGSTIAYTLSQRDIASQIVLIDINKEKVDGEVMDIEQGTCFRDPVSIIGGEYEDARESDIVIITSGVARKPGQSRIELTQTNVNILKQITPEIVKAAPNALYIIVSNPVDIMTYVFTKISGLPENQIIGSGTLLDTARLRCGLSEHFGVAQKNIHAYVFGEHGDSSFIPWTGAYISGAHIDEYYQTMKSLGADIEELDREAMTEYVHKSGGKIIANKGATFYAISAAVCKLCDTLVASSDSIATVSSMMHGEYGIDDVCLSTLTLVGPNGIRGKVPMRMSKEEIEKLRASAKVLKDVIAQIEL; from the coding sequence ATGAGCAGCAAAATTACGATTATCGGAGCAGGAAGCGTAGGATCAACGATTGCCTACACACTTTCCCAGAGAGACATCGCATCACAGATTGTACTGATTGATATCAACAAGGAAAAGGTTGATGGCGAGGTCATGGACATTGAGCAGGGAACCTGCTTCCGCGATCCGGTATCCATTATCGGCGGCGAATACGAAGATGCCAGAGAATCCGATATTGTAATCATTACCTCCGGTGTAGCAAGAAAGCCGGGGCAGTCCAGAATCGAACTCACTCAGACAAATGTAAACATCTTAAAACAGATTACGCCGGAAATTGTAAAGGCAGCGCCGAACGCACTTTACATCATTGTAAGCAATCCGGTAGACATCATGACTTACGTGTTTACGAAAATTTCCGGACTGCCGGAGAACCAGATTATCGGTTCCGGTACGCTTCTGGATACGGCACGCCTGCGCTGCGGTCTTTCCGAGCATTTCGGCGTGGCACAGAAAAATATCCATGCCTACGTATTCGGTGAGCACGGTGATTCCTCCTTTATTCCGTGGACGGGCGCATATATTTCCGGCGCGCACATTGATGAGTATTATCAGACAATGAAATCCCTCGGAGCTGACATAGAGGAGCTGGACCGCGAAGCCATGACTGAATATGTGCACAAATCGGGCGGAAAGATTATTGCGAACAAGGGAGCGACCTTCTATGCAATTTCCGCTGCAGTCTGCAAGCTCTGCGATACTCTGGTAGCGTCCTCTGATTCGATTGCAACCGTATCTTCTATGATGCACGGCGAGTACGGCATCGACGATGTATGTTTAAGCACACTTACGCTGGTGGGACCGAACGGTATCCGCGGCAAGGTTCCGATGCGGATGAGCAAAGAAGAAATCGAAAAGCTGCGTGCAAGCGCAAAGGTGCTGAAAGACGTTATTGCACAGATTGAACTGTAA